A portion of the Nitratidesulfovibrio termitidis HI1 genome contains these proteins:
- a CDS encoding 4Fe-4S dicluster domain-containing protein, translating to MPKAFLVDTTRCTACRGCQLACKEWHDLPANETKQRGSHQNPPDLNPNNLKIVRFNERMTKEGVVVWNFFPDQCRHCMTPVCVDVADMAVPGAMIKDKKTGAVLATEKSAKLSPADAKAVAEACPYNIPRIDPKTRRITKCDMCFDRVSAGMQPICVKTCPTGTMVFGEREEILAVAQKRLAVAKERFPKAHLVDMEDVSVIYLLAEEKEHYYEYAGFM from the coding sequence ATGCCCAAGGCATTTTTAGTCGATACAACCCGATGCACGGCATGTCGCGGCTGTCAGCTGGCCTGCAAGGAATGGCATGACCTGCCCGCCAATGAGACCAAGCAGCGCGGTTCGCACCAGAACCCGCCGGACCTCAACCCCAACAACCTCAAAATCGTCCGCTTCAACGAGCGGATGACCAAGGAAGGCGTTGTGGTCTGGAACTTCTTCCCCGACCAGTGCCGCCACTGCATGACCCCGGTGTGCGTGGACGTGGCGGACATGGCCGTACCCGGCGCCATGATCAAGGACAAGAAGACCGGCGCAGTGCTGGCCACCGAAAAATCGGCCAAGCTCAGCCCGGCCGACGCCAAGGCGGTTGCCGAGGCCTGTCCGTACAACATCCCCCGCATCGATCCCAAGACCAGGCGCATCACCAAGTGCGACATGTGCTTCGACCGCGTGTCCGCAGGCATGCAGCCCATCTGCGTGAAGACCTGCCCCACCGGCACCATGGTCTTCGGCGAGCGCGAGGAGATACTGGCCGTGGCGCAGAAGCGCCTTGCGGTGGCCAAGGAACGCTTCCCCAAGGCCCATCTGGTGGACATGGAGGACGTGAGCGTCATCTACCTGCTGGCGGAAGAAAAAGAGCATTACTACGAGTACGCCGGTTTCATGTAG
- a CDS encoding aminobutyraldehyde dehydrogenase — MDMKLWIDGAWTEGAEGRTLPVENPATRETVGTVIAATAADVDKAVAAAKAAFYDGRWSRLSPGARSKALWKLADLLEANMEAFARVESEDTGKPYEFLSLGGDLPFCVDNLRFFAAAVRDTHGHHAGEYMSGYTSIYRREPVGVVGQIAPWNYPLLMAVWKLGPALAAGCTAVLKPATITPRTALMLAELTAQAGIPDGVVNVITGNVGELLVRHPDIRMVSLTGATETGRSVMRTAADTLKRVHLELGGKAPLVVFGDADVDLVAAKASLASFCNTGQDCTAATRVYVQRDKLAQVTDALVAAMQGVVVGDPFDGATQMGPLVSAGHLASVGGFVDRARAAGAKVLCGGKPASVATGAGYYYEPTVIVDADQKAEIVQEEVFGPVLTVLPFDTEEDAVRLANDVVYGLASSVFTSDVGRAMRVSAALEFGTVWINDHLPLTSETPHGGFKQSGFGKDLSSEAVGDYQITKHVMINQG; from the coding sequence ATGGACATGAAGCTCTGGATCGACGGCGCGTGGACCGAAGGCGCCGAAGGGCGCACCCTGCCCGTGGAAAACCCCGCCACCCGCGAAACGGTGGGCACCGTCATCGCCGCCACGGCGGCGGACGTGGACAAGGCCGTGGCCGCCGCCAAGGCCGCCTTTTACGACGGGCGCTGGTCGCGCCTGTCGCCCGGCGCGCGCTCCAAGGCGCTGTGGAAGCTGGCGGACCTGCTGGAGGCCAACATGGAGGCCTTCGCCCGCGTGGAATCGGAAGACACCGGCAAGCCGTACGAATTCCTCAGCCTGGGGGGCGACCTGCCGTTCTGCGTGGACAACCTGCGCTTCTTCGCCGCCGCCGTGCGCGATACGCACGGCCACCATGCCGGTGAATACATGTCCGGCTACACTTCCATCTACCGGCGCGAGCCGGTGGGGGTGGTGGGCCAGATCGCCCCGTGGAACTACCCCTTGCTCATGGCGGTGTGGAAGCTGGGGCCCGCCCTGGCCGCCGGATGCACGGCAGTGCTGAAACCCGCAACCATCACACCGCGCACCGCGCTGATGCTGGCGGAACTGACCGCGCAGGCGGGCATTCCCGACGGGGTGGTCAACGTGATCACCGGCAACGTGGGTGAACTGCTGGTCAGGCATCCCGACATCCGCATGGTCAGCCTGACCGGGGCCACGGAAACGGGCCGCTCGGTCATGCGCACCGCGGCGGACACCCTGAAGCGCGTGCATCTGGAACTGGGCGGCAAGGCCCCGCTGGTGGTGTTCGGCGATGCCGACGTGGACCTGGTGGCCGCCAAGGCCTCGCTGGCCTCGTTCTGCAACACCGGCCAGGACTGCACGGCGGCCACCCGCGTCTACGTGCAGCGCGACAAGCTGGCGCAGGTCACCGACGCGTTGGTGGCGGCCATGCAGGGCGTGGTGGTGGGCGATCCGTTTGACGGGGCCACCCAGATGGGCCCGCTGGTGTCCGCCGGGCACCTAGCGTCGGTCGGCGGCTTCGTGGACCGCGCCCGCGCCGCCGGGGCCAAGGTGCTGTGCGGCGGCAAGCCCGCCAGCGTGGCCACGGGGGCCGGCTACTACTACGAGCCCACGGTGATCGTGGATGCGGACCAGAAGGCCGAGATCGTGCAGGAAGAGGTGTTCGGCCCGGTGCTGACCGTGCTGCCCTTCGATACCGAGGAAGACGCCGTGCGCCTTGCCAACGACGTGGTCTACGGTCTTGCCTCGTCGGTTTTCACCAGCGACGTGGGCCGCGCCATGCGCGTGTCCGCCGCGCTGGAATTCGGCACCGTGTGGATCAACGACCACCTGCCGCTGACCTCGGAAACGCCCCACGGCGGCTTCAAGCAGTCCGGCTTCGGCAAGGACCTGTCCAGCGAGGCGGTGGGCGACTACCAGATCACCAAGCACGTCATGATCAATCAGGGGTAG
- a CDS encoding polyamine ABC transporter substrate-binding protein, with protein sequence MRKILFMALAMVLLAANMAMAADKELRIFIWSEYMPEDFVPNFEKETGIDVRVDYYESMEEMIAKLQAGGVSQYDIVVPSDYLLPTMVNLGLLAKLDHAKVPNIKNLDPLFVNPKYDAGNTYSVAYQWGTLGMMYKKAKVPGNPPSWAVMFDEKKQTGPFVLIDSVREMLGSALVYMGKDVNTTDPADLKALADMMLDVKKSKYFQGFEVGTGARSKVVAGTAVAAIVYNGDGLRAVAEDPTSGFANPAEGAVMWVDNLCIPAKAPNMEAAYKFINYVLDAKNGAHLSNWTQYPTPNKAAMEFITPDDLANPAIYPPKDYINKLQLLRDLGKENRLYDELWTMIKTR encoded by the coding sequence ATGCGCAAGATTCTCTTCATGGCGCTGGCGATGGTCCTGCTCGCCGCAAACATGGCTATGGCCGCGGACAAGGAACTCCGCATCTTCATCTGGTCCGAGTACATGCCGGAGGACTTCGTCCCCAATTTCGAAAAGGAAACCGGCATCGACGTGCGCGTGGACTACTATGAGTCCATGGAAGAGATGATCGCCAAGCTCCAGGCGGGCGGCGTTTCGCAGTACGACATCGTGGTGCCTTCGGACTACCTGCTGCCCACCATGGTCAACCTGGGCCTGCTGGCCAAGCTCGACCACGCCAAGGTGCCGAACATCAAGAATCTTGACCCGTTGTTCGTGAACCCCAAGTACGACGCCGGCAACACCTACAGCGTGGCCTACCAGTGGGGCACCCTGGGCATGATGTACAAGAAGGCCAAGGTGCCGGGCAATCCGCCCTCGTGGGCCGTGATGTTCGACGAGAAGAAACAGACCGGTCCCTTCGTGCTCATCGATTCGGTGCGTGAAATGCTGGGCAGCGCCCTTGTCTACATGGGCAAGGACGTGAACACCACCGACCCGGCAGACCTGAAGGCCCTGGCCGACATGATGCTGGATGTGAAGAAGAGCAAGTACTTCCAAGGATTTGAAGTGGGCACTGGCGCGCGCAGCAAGGTCGTTGCCGGCACCGCCGTGGCCGCCATCGTCTACAACGGCGACGGTCTGCGCGCCGTGGCCGAAGACCCCACCTCCGGCTTCGCCAACCCCGCCGAAGGCGCGGTGATGTGGGTGGACAACCTGTGCATTCCCGCCAAGGCCCCCAACATGGAAGCGGCGTACAAGTTCATCAACTACGTGCTCGACGCCAAGAACGGCGCGCACCTGTCCAACTGGACGCAGTACCCCACGCCCAACAAGGCGGCCATGGAATTCATCACCCCCGACGACCTCGCCAACCCGGCCATCTATCCGCCCAAGGACTACATCAACAAGCTGCAGCTGCTGCGCGACCTGGGCAAGGAAAACCGTCTGTATGACGAGTTGTGGACCATGATCAAGACCCGGTAG
- a CDS encoding agmatine deiminase family protein, with translation MFMTQEDTDVRRTALTPPRFAPMRLPVRAPACDGLHMPAEWEPHAGCWMAWPCPGPLWLDALEPARASYANVARAIARFEPVTMLARPEDAQAAAALCGPTVNVLPAPIEDAWMRDFGPTFLVDGAGGVAGVHWLFNAWGHTYDEPTHDDGVAQLILSRLGMRRYAAPFILEGGSIHVDGQGTLITTEQCLLDPRRNAGMTKADFEELFAAYLGVRKVVWLGEGLEGDDTHGHVDIVASFARPGVVLLHRCDDPDDHNHSVYQDNLRRLELTTDACGRPFEIIPIDQPSRVDHGGRRMDLSYINFYVANGGIVMSAFGGPGEPNAQDRAAFETLRRVFPGREVVQVHSLDIFRGGGGIHCITQQQPTGRPLPPF, from the coding sequence ATGTTCATGACACAGGAGGATACCGACGTGAGGCGCACCGCACTCACGCCGCCAAGATTCGCGCCGATGCGGCTGCCGGTGCGTGCCCCCGCCTGCGACGGGCTGCACATGCCCGCCGAATGGGAGCCGCACGCGGGCTGCTGGATGGCCTGGCCGTGCCCCGGCCCGCTGTGGCTGGACGCCCTGGAACCGGCGCGGGCCTCGTATGCCAACGTGGCGCGGGCCATTGCCCGGTTCGAGCCGGTGACCATGCTGGCCCGTCCGGAAGACGCCCAGGCTGCCGCCGCCCTGTGCGGCCCCACCGTGAACGTCCTGCCCGCGCCCATCGAGGATGCCTGGATGCGCGACTTCGGCCCCACCTTTCTGGTGGACGGGGCGGGGGGAGTTGCCGGGGTGCACTGGCTGTTCAACGCCTGGGGGCATACCTACGACGAACCCACCCATGACGACGGGGTGGCGCAACTGATCCTGTCACGTCTCGGCATGCGGCGCTATGCCGCGCCGTTCATCCTGGAGGGCGGGTCCATCCATGTGGACGGGCAGGGCACCCTGATCACCACCGAGCAGTGCCTGCTGGACCCGCGCCGCAACGCGGGCATGACCAAGGCCGACTTCGAGGAACTGTTTGCCGCGTACCTCGGCGTGCGCAAGGTGGTCTGGCTGGGAGAAGGGCTGGAGGGCGACGACACCCACGGGCACGTGGACATCGTGGCCAGCTTTGCCCGGCCCGGCGTGGTGCTGCTGCACCGCTGCGACGATCCGGATGACCACAACCACTCGGTGTACCAGGATAACCTGCGCCGACTGGAACTGACCACCGACGCCTGCGGCAGGCCGTTCGAGATCATCCCCATCGACCAGCCCAGCCGGGTGGACCACGGCGGCAGGCGGATGGACCTGTCGTACATCAACTTCTACGTGGCCAACGGGGGCATCGTCATGTCCGCCTTCGGCGGGCCGGGCGAGCCGAATGCGCAGGACAGGGCCGCCTTTGAAACCCTGCGCCGGGTCTTTCCCGGGCGTGAGGTGGTGCAGGTGCACTCACTGGACATCTTCCGGGGCGGGGGCGGCATCCACTGCATTACCCAGCAGCAGCCCACCGGCAGGCCGCTGCCTCCGTTCTGA
- a CDS encoding ABC transporter permease gives MSSQRHLVWNGELTTRMRLIRRGMYLAAPGMLWILLFLALPSLLLIVVSMTTRGDYGQIEWVFSLDNFTRLLGFSSYGWSADYLWILFRSVWVAFWTTLICVLLAYPLCFHIANRAPEKRYFWLTLIIIPFWTNLVIRAYAWLLVLAPQLPFAKFAAVLGIIPDGSPLYPSALAVYLGMVATFLPFVAMPLYANVEKLDWALVEAAKDLYAGRARIFWHAIWPQTVPGLSVGITLTFIPAMGMFVVPDLLGGAKYMLVGNLIQQQFGTSRDWPFGAAVSLALMVLTLVGLHVQRKHSGEGGAA, from the coding sequence ATGAGTAGCCAACGCCATCTCGTCTGGAACGGCGAGCTCACCACCCGCATGCGGCTGATCCGGCGCGGCATGTACCTGGCGGCGCCGGGCATGCTGTGGATACTGCTCTTTCTCGCGCTGCCCAGCCTGTTGCTGATCGTGGTCAGCATGACCACGCGCGGTGACTACGGGCAGATCGAGTGGGTGTTCTCGCTGGACAACTTCACCCGGCTTCTGGGCTTCAGCAGCTACGGCTGGTCGGCCGACTATCTGTGGATTCTCTTCCGCAGCGTGTGGGTGGCCTTCTGGACCACGCTGATCTGCGTGCTGCTGGCCTACCCGCTGTGCTTTCACATCGCCAACCGCGCGCCGGAAAAACGCTATTTCTGGCTGACCCTGATCATCATTCCGTTCTGGACCAACCTGGTCATCCGGGCCTACGCGTGGCTGCTGGTGCTGGCCCCGCAACTGCCCTTCGCCAAATTCGCCGCCGTGCTCGGCATCATTCCGGACGGTTCGCCCCTGTATCCCAGCGCGTTGGCCGTGTACCTCGGCATGGTGGCCACCTTCCTGCCCTTCGTGGCCATGCCGCTGTACGCCAACGTCGAAAAGCTGGACTGGGCGCTGGTGGAGGCCGCGAAAGATCTGTACGCCGGGCGCGCGCGCATCTTCTGGCATGCCATCTGGCCGCAGACGGTGCCCGGCCTTTCCGTGGGCATCACGCTTACCTTCATACCGGCCATGGGCATGTTCGTGGTGCCCGACCTGTTGGGCGGGGCCAAGTACATGCTGGTGGGCAACCTGATCCAGCAGCAGTTCGGCACCAGCCGCGACTGGCCCTTCGGCGCGGCGGTAAGCCTTGCGCTGATGGTGCTGACCCTAGTGGGCCTGCACGTGCAGCGCAAGCACAGCGGGGAAGGGGGCGCGGCATGA
- a CDS encoding putrescine aminotransferase: MSRDIALAKQEATRILDIVRRPADAITREERERIARDTAENFANHINKGFLQYRKSVTESGGFAVTEWVGSGSILRDALDREYIDMLGGFGLYSHGIRHPRIVEAVKAQLDRSPQYSQEMLDPLRAQLAKVLAALTPGDIQYGFFANSGTEAIEGALKLAKFYTGKSGFVSMLKGFHGKTLGALSVMGKSVFREPLLPLLGGVQFAPFGDADAVERILASAQAVGTGIAAVIAEPIQGEAGAVVPPDDFWPRLREICTRYGVLLIADEVQTGFGRTGTVFGVDHWGVEPDIMCFGKALGGGVVPLSAFMATPEIWKVMEPNPFMHTTTTGGNPLACASALAGIEVMLDEDLPGQSKAKGEYMLERLHDLQERYPGIFREIRGKGLLIGMDFLDGETGYKVAAGLFARNVLTAGTLTNSECIRIEPALNTPMELLDEVLNRLEDVLRHIRA; this comes from the coding sequence ATGAGCCGCGACATCGCTCTCGCAAAGCAGGAAGCAACCCGCATTCTGGACATTGTCCGCCGCCCGGCGGACGCCATCACCCGTGAGGAGCGCGAACGCATAGCCCGCGACACCGCGGAAAATTTCGCCAACCACATCAACAAGGGCTTCCTGCAGTACCGCAAGTCCGTCACGGAATCGGGCGGCTTCGCGGTTACCGAATGGGTTGGCAGCGGGTCCATCCTGCGTGACGCGCTGGACCGCGAATACATCGACATGCTGGGCGGCTTCGGCCTGTACAGCCACGGCATCCGCCATCCGCGCATCGTCGAGGCGGTGAAGGCCCAACTCGACCGGTCGCCCCAGTACAGCCAGGAAATGCTGGACCCCCTGCGGGCGCAACTGGCCAAGGTGCTGGCCGCGCTGACCCCCGGCGACATCCAGTACGGGTTCTTCGCCAACAGCGGCACCGAGGCCATCGAGGGCGCGCTGAAGCTGGCCAAGTTCTACACCGGCAAGTCGGGCTTCGTGTCCATGCTCAAGGGCTTTCACGGCAAGACGCTGGGGGCGCTTTCGGTGATGGGCAAGTCGGTGTTCCGCGAACCCCTGCTGCCCCTGCTGGGCGGCGTGCAGTTTGCGCCGTTCGGCGACGCCGACGCGGTGGAGCGCATCCTGGCCTCGGCCCAGGCCGTGGGCACGGGCATTGCCGCCGTCATCGCCGAACCCATCCAGGGCGAGGCGGGCGCCGTGGTGCCGCCCGACGATTTCTGGCCCCGCCTGCGCGAGATCTGCACCCGGTACGGCGTGCTGCTGATCGCCGACGAAGTGCAGACCGGCTTCGGGCGTACCGGCACCGTGTTCGGCGTGGACCACTGGGGCGTGGAGCCGGACATCATGTGCTTCGGCAAGGCCCTTGGCGGCGGCGTGGTGCCCCTGTCCGCGTTCATGGCCACGCCGGAAATCTGGAAGGTCATGGAGCCCAACCCGTTCATGCACACCACCACCACCGGCGGCAACCCGCTGGCCTGCGCATCCGCCCTGGCAGGCATAGAGGTGATGCTGGACGAGGACCTGCCCGGCCAGTCCAAGGCCAAGGGCGAATACATGCTGGAACGGCTGCACGACCTGCAGGAACGCTACCCCGGCATCTTTCGCGAGATTCGCGGCAAGGGCCTGCTCATCGGCATGGACTTCCTGGATGGCGAGACGGGCTACAAGGTGGCTGCCGGGCTGTTCGCCCGCAACGTGCTGACGGCGGGCACCCTGACCAACTCGGAATGCATCCGCATCGAGCCCGCCCTGAACACGCCCATGGAACTTCTGGATGAGGTACTGAACCGGCTGGAGGACGTTCTCCGCCACATCCGTGCGTAG
- a CDS encoding formate dehydrogenase accessory protein FdhE translates to MAAKRQSVADTLADVTARRPVLEPVLRVFEPLLSAGDALAGKLAETVRKAGLRLPELQWDRAQQGVSLLAGVSLTGAAAPMRQAAEELLPLLTTIEAVAPHADALRAFFLRPTEADDPRDALAEAVVAGRSIESIARDGGVEPDVLAFVTGFVLSPVLHAMVANALPEDGEAPWDKDGAWQQGYCPVCGAFPTIAWLDKPMLDEKNAYLAGGGGKKHLHCSLCGTGWKFLRGACPSCGKEASGTMEMLRETEAARGERLDWCTKCNSYCPTVDLREREAVPNLDALALGMMHLDMVAARKKLRPLRPSFWNMY, encoded by the coding sequence ATGGCCGCCAAACGCCAAAGTGTCGCGGATACGCTGGCTGATGTCACCGCCCGTCGTCCTGTCCTTGAACCCGTGCTGCGGGTCTTCGAACCCCTGCTTTCCGCTGGCGACGCGCTGGCCGGAAAGCTGGCGGAGACCGTGCGCAAGGCGGGCCTGCGCCTGCCGGAACTCCAGTGGGATCGTGCCCAGCAGGGGGTATCCCTGCTGGCGGGCGTTTCCCTGACCGGAGCGGCTGCCCCCATGCGCCAGGCGGCAGAAGAACTGCTGCCGCTTCTGACCACCATAGAAGCGGTGGCGCCGCACGCGGACGCCCTGCGGGCGTTCTTCCTGCGTCCGACCGAAGCCGATGACCCTCGCGATGCCCTGGCCGAGGCCGTGGTGGCGGGTCGGTCCATCGAATCCATCGCCAGGGATGGCGGCGTGGAGCCGGACGTGCTTGCGTTCGTCACCGGCTTCGTGCTGTCCCCGGTACTGCATGCCATGGTCGCCAATGCCCTGCCCGAAGACGGGGAAGCCCCCTGGGACAAGGACGGGGCATGGCAACAGGGCTACTGCCCGGTATGCGGCGCCTTTCCCACCATCGCCTGGCTGGACAAGCCCATGCTGGACGAAAAGAACGCCTATCTGGCCGGTGGCGGGGGCAAGAAGCACCTGCACTGTTCCCTGTGCGGCACCGGCTGGAAGTTCCTGCGGGGGGCCTGCCCCTCGTGCGGAAAGGAGGCCAGCGGCACCATGGAAATGCTGCGCGAAACCGAGGCCGCCCGAGGCGAACGGCTGGACTGGTGCACCAAGTGCAACAGCTATTGTCCCACCGTGGACCTGCGGGAACGCGAGGCCGTCCCCAACCTGGACGCCCTGGCCCTTGGCATGATGCATCTGGACATGGTCGCGGCACGCAAGAAGTTGCGCCCGCTCAGACCTTCCTTCTGGAATATGTATTGA
- a CDS encoding formate dehydrogenase subunit gamma cytochrome c-553: MKYLVISLFALTLLVAGTALAADAGDAAKAPKKAIEMKHGTSKRMHVMFNHATHKDVACDHCHHDTPDPKKPYATCTNDDCHATPGPRERDTMSMFVAYHAKDTDRSCYGCHKQMAKDHPEFSGCRPCHMSPQARKEAAAKKK, translated from the coding sequence ATGAAATACCTGGTCATCTCCCTGTTTGCACTGACCTTGCTCGTGGCCGGTACGGCCCTGGCGGCTGACGCCGGGGATGCCGCCAAGGCCCCGAAGAAGGCCATTGAAATGAAGCACGGCACCTCCAAGCGGATGCACGTGATGTTCAACCACGCCACCCACAAGGACGTGGCGTGCGACCACTGTCACCACGACACGCCCGATCCCAAGAAACCCTACGCCACCTGCACCAACGACGACTGCCATGCCACGCCCGGCCCGCGCGAGCGTGACACCATGAGCATGTTCGTGGCGTACCATGCCAAGGACACCGACCGGTCCTGCTACGGCTGCCACAAGCAGATGGCCAAGGACCACCCCGAATTCTCGGGTTGCCGTCCCTGCCACATGAGCCCTCAGGCCAGGAAGGAAGCCGCCGCCAAGAAGAAGTAG
- a CDS encoding DUF697 domain-containing protein → MQQFVPRALFLFAAVLCVSLFVFIGGQVLTLSDMAARVHPLLGHAVFWGGMGAYLAALGWLGASWFLRPRPLLLPQDATPEELRDYLRRLTARLRSNPHLREGGVAHATPQAASVAAGNSRVSGASPKMANVAEASEAAALLRALDAAALRETKRTASRIFLSTAVARNGRLDTLIVLALLARLVWRVSSIYDQRPHPRDMVRLYINVAGTALAAGALEEAGLEEHVHALLGPLLTASPLASVPGASHVGTLLAAALVDGSANALLALRVGIVTRNMLSPVLPGCPARQNPYRESAALLGRMTAGLVRAVVKAAMSGVALGIRSGLEGTARRTADAVRKGARATAHGVGGVVHKAGDMATSMARAMPFRDDAHPDDTERGDAIIPPCTGIPSRAHARRPDESSGTPDGTATPSARSRIPNPLRLFRKKGA, encoded by the coding sequence ATGCAGCAGTTCGTCCCCCGTGCCCTGTTCCTGTTCGCGGCAGTTTTGTGCGTCAGCCTGTTCGTGTTCATCGGCGGGCAGGTGCTGACCCTGTCCGACATGGCCGCGCGCGTCCATCCGCTGCTGGGCCACGCGGTGTTCTGGGGCGGCATGGGCGCCTACCTTGCCGCGCTGGGCTGGCTGGGGGCCAGCTGGTTTCTGCGTCCCCGCCCCCTGCTCCTGCCGCAGGACGCCACGCCCGAAGAACTACGCGACTACCTGCGCCGTCTGACCGCACGGCTGCGGAGCAATCCGCACCTGCGCGAAGGCGGCGTTGCCCATGCCACGCCCCAGGCGGCTTCCGTGGCAGCGGGGAACAGTCGTGTTTCGGGCGCTTCACCAAAGATGGCGAACGTGGCGGAAGCGTCCGAGGCCGCCGCCCTGTTGCGCGCGCTGGACGCCGCCGCCCTGCGCGAAACCAAGCGCACCGCCTCGCGCATTTTCCTTTCCACGGCGGTGGCCCGCAACGGCAGGCTGGACACCCTCATCGTGCTGGCATTGCTGGCGCGGCTGGTGTGGCGCGTCTCGTCCATTTACGACCAGCGGCCCCACCCGCGCGACATGGTGCGCCTGTACATCAACGTGGCGGGCACGGCGCTGGCGGCGGGCGCGCTGGAAGAGGCGGGGCTGGAGGAACACGTCCACGCCCTGCTCGGCCCGCTGCTCACGGCATCGCCGCTGGCCTCGGTGCCGGGGGCCTCGCACGTGGGCACCCTGCTGGCCGCCGCGCTGGTGGACGGCTCCGCCAATGCCCTGCTGGCCCTGCGGGTGGGCATCGTCACCCGCAACATGCTCTCTCCGGTGCTGCCCGGCTGTCCGGCGCGCCAGAATCCCTACCGCGAATCGGCGGCCCTGCTGGGCCGCATGACCGCCGGACTGGTGCGCGCCGTGGTCAAGGCGGCCATGAGCGGCGTGGCCCTGGGCATCCGCTCCGGCCTGGAAGGCACCGCCCGGCGCACCGCCGACGCGGTACGCAAAGGCGCGCGGGCCACCGCGCACGGGGTGGGCGGCGTGGTCCACAAGGCCGGGGACATGGCCACCTCCATGGCCAGGGCCATGCCCTTCCGGGACGATGCCCATCCGGACGACACCGAACGCGGCGACGCGATCATCCCGCCGTGCACCGGCATTCCGTCGCGCGCCCATGCCCGCCGCCCGGACGAGTCATCCGGCACCCCGGACGGCACAGCCACGCCTTCCGCCCGCAGCCGCATCCCCAATCCCCTGCGCCTGTTTCGCAAGAAAGGGGCCTGA
- a CDS encoding ABC transporter permease produces the protein MRRFHWIVPFTAVGSLVFLYVPLLAVAVFSVNASRFGLTWQGFTLKWYQRLFANEQILEAAWNTLFLAGVSTIIATVLGTVLAIGLKRYPWSRRVYTLLDINLHLPVVTPEIVFAAALAVAFGLLRMVFSVFEPGMLNMIIGHVTFQVSFVALVVGARLASISTDIEEAARDLYADNAYIMRHVMLPLLKPGIVGGAMLAFTLSLDDFVISFFTAGPTSVTLPLYIYATVRRGVTPDIHALSTLALCVTVILVMISERVTRKTNKE, from the coding sequence ATGAGACGCTTCCACTGGATCGTTCCCTTCACCGCCGTGGGCTCGCTGGTGTTCCTGTACGTGCCGCTGCTGGCCGTGGCCGTGTTTTCGGTGAACGCCTCGCGCTTTGGCCTGACCTGGCAGGGCTTTACCCTGAAGTGGTACCAGCGTCTGTTCGCCAACGAGCAGATTCTGGAAGCCGCGTGGAACACCCTGTTCCTGGCCGGGGTGTCCACCATCATCGCCACGGTGCTGGGCACGGTGCTGGCCATCGGGCTGAAGCGCTACCCCTGGTCGCGCCGGGTGTACACCCTGCTGGACATCAACCTGCACCTGCCGGTGGTGACGCCGGAAATCGTCTTCGCCGCCGCGCTGGCCGTAGCCTTCGGCCTGTTGCGCATGGTCTTTTCGGTGTTCGAGCCGGGCATGCTGAACATGATCATCGGCCACGTGACCTTCCAGGTGTCCTTCGTGGCGCTGGTGGTGGGCGCGCGCCTGGCCTCCATTTCCACCGACATAGAGGAAGCCGCGCGCGACCTGTACGCCGACAACGCCTACATCATGCGCCACGTCATGCTGCCGCTGCTGAAGCCGGGCATCGTGGGCGGGGCCATGCTGGCCTTCACCCTTTCGCTGGACGACTTCGTCATCAGCTTCTTCACCGCCGGTCCCACCTCGGTCACCCTGCCGCTGTACATCTACGCCACCGTGCGGCGCGGCGTGACCCCGGACATCCACGCGCTTTCGACGCTGGCGCTCTGCGTCACCGTCATCCTGGTCATGATCTCGGAACGGGTAACCCGCAAAACCAACAAGGAGTGA
- a CDS encoding winged helix-turn-helix domain-containing protein has product MSTTPLRPAPAAAPRSTVRLHLWLEEDGEMVFGMGRAMLLLAIDEHGSLKKAAEALGMSYRAAWGKLKQTETALGLRLVEKAGSNREGYRLTAAGREAMDRFRAWFATVERCAVESAATVLPWPVRQFEDKVRDDK; this is encoded by the coding sequence ATGAGCACCACTCCGCTTCGCCCTGCCCCAGCCGCCGCCCCACGATCCACCGTCCGCCTGCACCTGTGGCTGGAAGAGGATGGCGAAATGGTGTTCGGCATGGGCCGGGCCATGCTGCTGCTGGCCATCGACGAACATGGTTCGCTGAAAAAGGCGGCGGAGGCCCTGGGCATGTCGTACCGCGCCGCATGGGGCAAGCTGAAGCAGACCGAAACCGCCCTGGGCCTGCGCCTGGTGGAGAAGGCGGGCAGCAACCGCGAAGGCTATAGGCTGACCGCCGCCGGGCGCGAGGCCATGGACCGCTTCCGCGCGTGGTTCGCCACCGTGGAACGATGTGCCGTGGAAAGCGCCGCCACGGTGCTGCCGTGGCCGGTCCGCCAGTTCGAAGACAAGGTGCGGGACGACAAATAG